One Herbaspirillum rubrisubalbicans genomic window carries:
- a CDS encoding class I SAM-dependent methyltransferase, whose protein sequence is MAYIDFLSSVHKSTQRDYLARVNDPEFPKPKAAELAKQWGVDYWDGDRRICYGGYRYMPGRWAPVAQAMIDHYGLKAGDKVLDVGCGKGFLLYEMSLLVPGLEIHGIDISSYALEHAKEEIRDRLQLGSATSLPFPDQYFDFVFSITTLHNLHNYDLDKALREMERVGKKKYVCVESYRNETEKANLLYWQVTCEAFCTPEEWDWWFRQTGYTGDHSLIYFE, encoded by the coding sequence ATGGCCTATATCGATTTCCTCAGTTCCGTTCACAAAAGCACCCAGCGCGACTACCTGGCGCGCGTGAACGATCCCGAGTTCCCCAAGCCCAAGGCGGCCGAACTGGCCAAGCAATGGGGCGTTGACTACTGGGACGGCGACCGTCGCATCTGCTATGGCGGCTACCGTTACATGCCGGGCCGTTGGGCACCGGTGGCGCAGGCCATGATCGACCACTATGGCCTCAAGGCCGGCGACAAGGTGCTCGATGTCGGCTGCGGCAAGGGTTTCCTGCTTTACGAAATGTCGCTGCTGGTGCCTGGCCTGGAGATCCATGGTATCGATATCTCATCCTACGCACTGGAACACGCCAAGGAAGAGATCCGCGACCGCCTGCAACTGGGCAGCGCCACCAGCCTGCCGTTCCCGGATCAATATTTCGATTTCGTCTTTTCCATCACCACGCTGCACAACCTGCACAACTACGATCTCGACAAGGCCTTGCGTGAGATGGAGCGGGTCGGCAAGAAGAAGTATGTTTGCGTCGAGTCATATCGCAACGAAACCGAAAAGGCTAACCTGCTGTACTGGCAAGTCACCTGCGAAGCCTTCTGCACCCCCGAAGAGTGGGACTGGTGGTTCCGCCAGACCGGTTACACCGGCGACCATTCCCTGATCTATTTCGAGTAA
- a CDS encoding zinc-binding dehydrogenase: MSIPKTMRAAILAQLQQPLIVDEVELPPQLEVGQVLVKIGVSGVCGSQLGEIDGAKGEDKYLPHLLGHEASGIVQEVGPGVRFVKPGDHVVLHWRKSQGIESLPPKYTWRGKTLNAGLIATFNEYAIVSENRVTRIDPSSDMDVAALFGCAVTTGFGVAENNADIRLGESVVVFGAGGVGLNIIQAASLRSAYPIIAVDLHEGRLELAKQVGATHLINASKVDARTALVELMGKQGIDVFIDNTGQPPIIEMGYELTKAQGRVVLVGVPRAGRNISIYSLPLHFEKTISGSHGGETVPHVDIPRYTKLLDAGLIQLKPLITEHFKLDDINVAIERMRSGAMSGRCLIRMDH; this comes from the coding sequence ATGAGCATCCCCAAGACCATGCGCGCCGCCATCCTGGCGCAACTGCAACAGCCCCTGATCGTGGACGAAGTCGAATTGCCGCCGCAACTGGAAGTCGGCCAGGTACTGGTGAAGATCGGCGTGAGCGGTGTCTGCGGCTCGCAATTGGGTGAAATCGACGGCGCCAAAGGCGAGGACAAATACCTGCCACACCTGCTGGGTCACGAGGCCTCGGGCATCGTGCAGGAAGTGGGCCCCGGCGTGCGTTTCGTCAAGCCAGGCGACCATGTGGTACTGCATTGGCGCAAGAGCCAGGGCATCGAGTCGCTGCCCCCCAAGTACACCTGGCGCGGCAAAACCCTCAACGCCGGCCTGATTGCCACCTTCAACGAGTACGCCATCGTTTCGGAGAACCGCGTCACCCGGATCGATCCCTCCAGTGACATGGATGTGGCCGCGCTGTTTGGCTGCGCCGTCACCACCGGTTTTGGCGTGGCCGAGAACAATGCCGATATCCGACTGGGTGAATCGGTCGTGGTCTTCGGTGCTGGCGGAGTGGGCCTCAACATCATCCAGGCAGCCTCGCTGCGCTCGGCCTATCCCATCATCGCAGTGGATCTGCACGAAGGTCGCTTGGAGCTGGCCAAGCAGGTCGGTGCCACGCACCTGATCAATGCCAGCAAGGTGGACGCCAGGACCGCGCTGGTGGAGCTGATGGGCAAGCAGGGCATCGACGTCTTCATCGACAACACCGGGCAGCCTCCCATCATCGAGATGGGCTATGAACTGACCAAGGCCCAGGGGCGAGTGGTACTGGTGGGCGTACCGCGTGCGGGGCGCAATATCAGCATCTATTCGCTGCCGCTGCATTTCGAAAAGACCATCAGTGGCTCGCATGGCGGCGAGACCGTGCCGCACGTCGATATCCCACGCTATACCAAGCTGCTCGACGCCGGCCTCATCCAGCTCAAGCCGCTCATTACCGAACACTTCAAGCTGGACGACATCAACGTTGCCATCGAGCGTATGCGTAGCGGTGCGATGTCCGGTCGCTGCCTGATCCGCATGGACCACTGA